Below is a window of Falco rusticolus isolate bFalRus1 chromosome 9, bFalRus1.pri, whole genome shotgun sequence DNA.
CAAAGAAGCCTGTGCAGCTACAAATGCTTGACTGCATATACAAAGTAATGTGATTGCAAAACACTGGCAACGCATCTGATTTCTGTTAAATGTTAGAAGTAGCGTGCACCATCCTGAGGGAAGGCAGTAATGACACTCAGTCAACTTGAGATATTAGCTGCTCCCATGTCAAATGCTTCTCTCAACAAATAACACttgacagattatttttcaggaCCCATTAGCGTTTATTCTAtctttttagtttcatttttaagcaaTTTGAAAAATCATTATCATATGTACTTGAGCTATTCATTAATTGCTAAGCCCTTAAGGAATTAGGGAGAGGTAGTAAATGAGAAATAGCATCTGCGAAACAAGCCTACACCGAAACTTTAACACCGCCCTCTGCTGGGGTGACTTCTTAGCAGTTACCTCAGGAGAAGCTTTAAATTACCTTCTGTAACAGGCTGAAGATGCTTACTAGTATGATGAAAGAGCTATTTTCCCAGCATTTGACTACTGGGACAGATGAGAGCATCTGATTAAATTTACTGagcaaaatacagcttttatcCACACTGAATACATCCCTCATTAAGCAGAGTAACCAAAACTCCTCTTCCAAAACAATTCCAGTTAATGTAACAACTAGATTAAGAAATATTAGCATACCACTAGCTCAGACTATCCAAACAACGTTATATGCACACTTTTAGGAAGAACAACACTCGTTTTAGCTACAAAGCCTTCAACAATTGCTTAGCTAAATCTCATTATAAAGTATGTGTCTGCTACCAAAACAAATCAGTAAAACTAGTATGGGAATGTCATTAcaattagcatttaaaaatcatgaatgtgatgaatgaaaaaaagatactaattTTGGGTATCCTTCCAACCAacaaatagtttttaaaaaaattttacaatGTGTATAAAACCTGAGAGACTCAATAGCATTATCAGTGATCTACAGCTACAAACATTCATTGTATTAGTTGCATTCAAATGCCTTTTTTGATCTTTTAGAACCAGAAGTACATTCCAAAGTAGTATTAGAATGTTGTCAAATTTATGCAGTTAGCTCACAGTTCATAACCATATCACACTTTGAATTAAACTAATGAATAAACCATTATTTCAGCTGTATCTATAACATAATCCTGACCTATAAGACACTTTCAATACAAGTCTTATTCTAGGATCTTAACATCACTATACAGATCAGAAAATTGGGCTTCACAAAGGGAGCCACTAGAAGATAAACGTGGCAAGAAAGGAGGTTCACAATGCATTTCAAATAGTCCTGCCTGCAGAGATAAACAGCTTCAAATTTCCCCTGCAGACAGACAAGCACATTCAAAACGTTATCAGCCTGGCGGGGAGGTGGGGATGGCTCTTACCGTAGATAGTTCATTGCATCCCAGCAAGTTGTAGTAATCTTCCAGGTCATCCGGTCTGCAGCTCAGAATTTCATCCATCTGGACTAGTCCAGCCGGCTTCTTCAAGCCGAGGCACAGGGGGTGTGAAATACAATATCAACGCAAAGCTCACGCAAGGGTTTAGCGGCAGCCCCAAGAGAGAGGCAATTTCCACTCAGGTCTACAGCGCTCTCGCAGTGCTTTTTAATACTGGCAGCTGACACACATGAATTTTCTTGAATCCAGTGCCGGCCATTGGCCCCCGCAGCATGCCAATCCGCTGCACAAACCTCCTAGTGGCAATGCTCCCTGGGATTTGTAGTTGCCAAAGTCACTTCACCATTGAGCCGTCGGTCATGCCCAGACCGAAAAGAGCTCTGGACCCTAACTAAACTCCAGCTCTATCTGAGATTTAGATCACACCGTCACATGTACGGCCACTTAAAATCAGGCATGTACTTGAAATCTTTCCTCCACCTGAGCCTACAGAtactaaaatgtgttttctgcttaACTTCTAATTGCAAGTTTCGCCGCAGTCGTTGACAAAGGGATTACATGGGTAATTATAGAAAAGAGTAAAGgattatttccaaaataacgATCACAGGGCTGCAAACTTTAGAGAAGGAAGTACTGACCTTGCCAAAGCCTTGCAGAGCTCTATCAGGCACTTCAACAGTAAAGGGGGAATCTTTACTCTTTGAAGGCTACCTAGGGTACACGCATGCTACccttcaaaacaaacagctctTGTACATCAGTTGCGTGTCTGACAAAACTATGACTGTGAAAAGAGAACATGAGATGTTTACTGCCTACTGCCAAATCAGAGAGCCATCCTCATGCTAAACCACCTCCAAATTATGTCTTGTCCACATTGCGTGCAGAACATTCCttataaaattcattttacGTTGAGCTAAAATACCTTTAATTTTGAACTGTGAATAATGATCAAGGTCTCATCCAACAAAGACCACAGACATGTTTAACTGCAGTGTCTCCTCTCATCTgttgatcttttaaaaattacttcctaGGTGTAATATTGATAACTTGCTGAAGTCTTTTCTCTGGACCCTAAGGAGCTCTGTTTTTTACTTTCCCCACCCTTGCAAGAGCTTTGTAATTCAAGATGCTTTCATGTCACTAAATATTGCTGATTCTTTGAACTAACCCAAGTAGGTGCCTTGACTAGTTCTACAATTTTAGATGCAGTGACCTAGTAGGAGAGTCTACACAGAACAGATAAATAGGGTGTGACCAAGGCTACAACAGGTGTGTGTTCATCGGTGAAGGACCTAGCGGCCATTCGGAACCGTttacaaaatactgaatatatAATGCTTGCATTTACAAGTGCTTTATTTAATCTATACTATCAATCTTCTGAAATGATTTGCATATAATATTAGCATTCCACTTTCTCTTCAAGGTTGTATTGTCTGAAATGTCCTGTTTTTACTGTATGTTCAGAGAGCCTATTAAGATCATAAAAGATATAAAGTATATGAAAAGAAGGAACAATATTAAACAGCAAAGCACAAGCCTCAGTGAAATTACCATCCCTCTCCGAGTAATCAAAACTACAGATACTATTTTCAACAAAGTAGAAGAATTAGCAATTACAaatctctccctctcccctaTTCATAACTTAATAATAAACCAGAAAAgtataggaaagaaaagaaagccttttAGCAAGAGATCgtgtaaatatttaaatagattGTACTTTGGGGGAggacaaaaaacaaacagctgtcCCTCCTCCCAACAGCACTCCTGACATACCTTTCATGTCCAAGTATTTCTTGCATATTTGCGTAAGGTGAAAGGGAAGGCTCTTTAAccctttttcccctcatctttcagtggctgtttctgtgctgcaaggTGAGCTGCAGGTCCAAGAGCGGGATTCAGATGGCAAGACCCTGAGACTTGCAAGCTGCTTGTTCACAGGGAAGTTGCTCGCTGAAGCCTTGGTCTCTGCTATCCTCTTGTCTGTTCAGACCAAATAAACAAGGGCTTTGATTCAAACTGGAGCAGTGACCACACTTATCGACTGTCCCCTGCCACCTCACCCCGAGATTTCCAATGCTTGGGGCAAAAGGGGTCCCACGGTGCAGTCTGTATgtctggggggagggggggacggggacacgACACAAAATACTGAGTAATAACTCAGTCTTTTACTGTTCctactgacttcagcaggagaACTCACAGCaaagcatcattaaaaaaaaaaatggagagcAAGAGAACCTGCACACAgtatgcaggggaaaaaaaaaaaaaaagattgcctTCAGGACAAACTTCATTTGAAAGAGAATCGCAGTGCAGGAGATGGCACAGCTTATGTGTCAACACATTTTGGCTAGTGTTGCTCTGTTGCTCAGAACATGCAAACAGTACTGAAAGTGAGGAAATGTCGTATTTGTTCTGTGTACTCAACCACGAACAAAACGTTTCTATTCATTCCTAACACATTATcagcaattttgcttttttagagCCAAGAGTGAAACTAAATTCTGGTTCAGTATAACAGGAGGTTTACCATCAACTTGTAAAAGTCATAAATGGCTCCTTAAATAAAACACCAAGATCTGGAAATCTCTATTTGAATTTATTCCAATACATCAAATCTTCCTGTACCAGTTCTTCTCAACtgactttgttttgcttcctgaGGACAGAGTATACACTCCCAAGAAGTCTGAGGCACAATATAGCTCAAGTGAGTTTTGCATTTCATgctccatccctgtccccacacGCGCTCAGAGTTGCAGGAATAGCAGAGGATCTAAGCACTACCAGACCGACTTCCCGATTTTGGGGTAACTACTGCAACATCACCATTAACATTAGAATCAGGTTTAGGATCCTTCGATCACTTCCTCACCAAAACCTTCACAGAAAGCTTTAGATCATACACCTGTATCACTCAACgtattttcttccttagaaCACAATCTTCACATAAATAAGCACCAAAACAATATTGAAGTGACACCTCTCCTTTACATGCTGACAAAAAGCATCTGGCATGtgctttttaataaatcatCTTGCCTCAGCTACAAGAAAAAATGCTTGGCTACAAGTCtgcacaaaataataaaaatgttctgattCACATCTAGTTAGTGTGAGAAACGTCACATAcatcttttttgggggggttaaTAGCCCaaagaactagaaaaagaaaaaaataacgCACGCACACCCACACCTGCTTACAAATACATCTTCCACCTATAAAGTCAGTTATCGATAAAATAATCCCTTTTGAAGCCAAAAACCACATATCAACAATCTTAACGCAAAGCTTTTTTAGAAGCTGTTGTTATCAAGGCCTGCGAGGGAGAAACTCTACCTGCCTAATCCTGGTCTTGCCACTAAATTTAGGGATTCACTTGTATAAAATTCAGCAGAACTATTCTGCAAATAGTTCGTGATGTTAAGAAATAAtgataaacaaaatatttacgTTTATATCCATGAAATTTTGATCAAAATTTTGTTAGCAGAAgtcctgggaaagcagcagagttCTATCCAGACAAGACTTCCAGGTAGAAAGCGACACTGTGTTGAAGGATGCCCACACATGTTACCTCTGTATTTACTATAAAGTGGTGGTCCACAGTTCAGCACTGAGGTCAGCCACTAAGGATTGTCTCTCTAGTTTACGTAACAGAAGAGATCCCTGGAAAGCCACAGGCCACCACAGCAACTGGCTGCACACATCCCACCAGGGAACACCGATATGAAACAGAATGAATTTGTGAATGCCTCTAGAGCAAACCCCCAATGGCAACCCTTGCAATTTACCATCAGCGCTCTCGTACGCTACACAGGGCCCGTTCCTAAAACAGCTGTTGTTCTGCTGGGTGCCGaggctccccctccccaaacatTCCTGTAGCCCAGAAGGCCAAGCGCCACGGTAACAGACTGCAGCATCCATCCCCACCAGGCGCTCAGCCCGCGGGCGCAAACCCTTGCGGGCAGCCCGCAGGCCCGGCAGCGTCCCCGGCAGCAGCTGTATCGTGCACATGCCTCCCACCCTCAGCTCCGTTCCGCCTCCAGAGCACGGGGGGCCGCTCCCGGCAGCGCTCCCGGCCGGCACACGACACACGCGGGGCTCGCTCCGGTCTCCCCTGGCGGGTTTCCCCTCACCAGGCCCCGCACAGCCGCGGGCCGGCCCCACAAGGCGCCCTGCAGCGGGAGCGTGTGCCGGGACCACCGCCCGCCCCTCGGGAAGGCGCGGCCGCTGCCCGGCGCCCCGCCTGCCGTTACGGGGAGGCCCGGGCAGCCACCCCGCAGCAGCCATTTACCAGCAGCGCCGCGGCGGCGGAGCGCGCTGCGGGCTGagacccggggggggggggggggggggcggcccgggtGCACAATGCCGGGGCTCCCCTCGCCCGCCGTGGGCGACCACCGCCCCGCAGCGGGGAAGGaccgcggcggcgggcgggccggtGACGCTCCCCTcagggccgcgccgcccgctgACGAGAGCCCGCCATggcgccggggcgggcgcgcGCGCAGAGCGGGGAAAAGCGCCCCGCCGCGCCAGGGGCGAGCCGGCACGAGCGGCGCGGCGCGTGACGCAACGCGACGTGACGTGACGGCACCAgcgcccccgccccctccccccctcacGTGACCCGGTTTGTTGTTGTTGCGGCCTCCGCGGGGCGGGTGCCCGCGTGGGCGGTGGCGCGGTCACGTGCCGTGTTTAAATCGCtccctgggggagggggagggggccgCGGCGGAGGCGCTGCTGCGCGCTGCGCcgggcgggaggggggcggcggtTGCTACTCCAAGATGGCGGATGAGGAGACTCCGCTCCTCCGCCCGCGCGACGGCGGCCTCGGCGGCGCGGCCGAGGGCCCCGAGCCCGCTCCGAAGCGCCAGCGCCTGGACTCGGAagacggcggcggcgggcgggacgCGGGGCCCGCCCAACGCCCGGaccggggcgcggggccgccgctcGCCACCGCGGCGGAGCCGCCGTGCGAGCCGTGCgagggggcggccgcggccggcgatggcggcggccgggcggcggagGAGAACGAAGAGGTGGCGGCGGCCTGGAGCGGCGCGGACAATagggccgggctgcggggcctGCCCCGGGCGGAGCCGCAGCcgcggcagcggggccggggggagggggcggagGCGGCGCCCGGCGAAGACGCGGCGGAGGCGGCCATTGGCTGCAGGCGGGCGCAGTGTTCAAACGGGGCGGCGGAGGCGCCGGCCCTGCATCCCGGTGaggacccccccccctcccctcccccgcgcGGCCCGGCGGGACAGGCACCCGTGGCTGGGGGTGGCGGGCGCTCGGGGCCGGCTCCCCCCGCGGGCGCGGCGCCGCGGCAGCCGCCCGGAGGGCCCTGTGCCtgccgccgcccggggccggcGCCGGGTGCGGGGACACAGCGCCGCGGCGAGCGGGTGCTCCGtgcgggggcggccgccgcccggCTGAGCCGCACGCTGGATgcgagcggggcgggggctgccgctgccgccggctGACCCTGGCCGGGCCCGGTGCCGGTGGGCCCCTGTCAGAGCCCGTTGCCTTTTGCGGCGGTCTTCGCAGGAGGAGATCGGCTCGGTTCTCGCTTCTGAAAGCACTCATTTTGCTGTGTCGCTGGCAACAAGTTATTAAAAACGGAAAATCGTAAGCCCCGATTCCTTTTTGCAATTTCTGCCCGGGTAATTATTTGACTTATCTTTCTTGGAAACTTGCACAGGAGCAGCAGTCCTgaacagttctttaaaaaacttCAAGTTACAGCCTTGTTTAAGATTTCAGCGACTGCAGCGCATAACGAAACCAGAATCTTCTAAAAAGTTTCTTTGCAGGTCGTGTTTGAAGCATACTGTTTGGGCAGTGCCGATGTGAAAACACCTTGCATTGCATTATTGAAGCAGATAGCTTTTgaggggttgttttttgggtttggttgggtttgttcaggtttttttttcatcttcgGTTTTAAGGTAGTGCTTTGAAGAGACTTCTTAAAAGGTATAAGATACTGCATTCTGCCAGCAAGGGCTTTGCATTTTATCCCGGAATACAGTTAAAGATATTTTACCTTTAACTCCATAGCAAAACACGACAAAAAACTTCTGCCTGTGCAAAACCAATTCCGAAAGGGAACAGAGCAGTGTGATAAGCCTGGAACAGCCTCTGTGTTTACAAACGTCATTGGAACCGCAGTCAAGCTAATGATACCTTAATCAGTGCCTTGTTTGAAGCCTTTTTCCTCAAGTTACTCAGGTCCTCAGGCATGTTTTGTTGCGGATTGCTTAGTTCTGGCAAGCATTCCCTTCAGTCCTTTGAGGAATCAAATGAATACCCAGGGAGTGTTACAGTTTAAACTGTTCCTTTAGCCTGCTTCGATCTGTCACagtgtttttcaaatacaaGACAGCGTGACCTGTATGTGATGAGACTCTAATAATGTAAGCTTTCATTCTTTATACAGTAGACATGTCATTGTAGTAAAACTTGCAGTTCACGCTTACTGATGTGTACTAatcaacttttttcttcataatgcTTTTTGCATAATATATTCACTGATTTAATGCATACTGAGATGGAAGTGAAATGCTGTACATACACAGGTTAATAATAAGAAATAGAGATGTCAGTGAGCACCTGTAGTCTCAGAAGAACAAGGCAGCGAGTACATAAAGCAAATACCTGTCCTCTACCTCTTTCCATTCTGTTTGGAATAAAGTATTTATGCCAGTAGGAAAGAACAGGACAGCACAGTctctaaataaaatatgatggtgttttgtggtgtttttttatttaagagtaAAGTGAAGTAACCACGCTAAAATATTTTAGGGGTCTATTCAAACGGAAATTGAAAACTATTACAGTGATTCTTTGCTTCAGAGAGAATGACTGAAACTTGTTCTCCTTTGTTCATAGTCTTAAATTTTCAATAAATTAAGCTGCAGTTATTGTGGCTATTTCTAATAAGGCcaataaaaaaagtttagtAGTCTAAATTCTAATAAGCTGCTTGGGTTAAAATTTAGATTTCCCCTTAAACATTAGCTTAGTAATGCATGCTGTACGATAGGTATCTCATTCTTCTTTGGACTCCATCTAGATACATGATGAAGTTGGATTGAGTTACTCTGGCTTAAGGCCATGAGCTGAGCTGAGGTAACTGCAGTACTCCAAGCCAAACCCAGCTGCAGGGTAAAAGGATGAGATAAACTTAGTGAAGGTGATTCAAGGTAGCATATTTTCTGTCATAACTAAAATATCAAAGTGTGTATGTGGTTACCCATCGCAGCTCAGCTGCAAGATAACAGCTTAACAAAATTCTGTAACTTTGTTGTATTCAAATGTGTATCtgtgggtttcttttaaaatactgtgctCTTAAAACCTAGTCAAAGATTAGGCTATAAATGGTGACACACATTTTATCCTGTTTCTCAGTTAACTGAATGAAGGGAGAATTGTAAGAGAAAGGGATTTTTAATTgtacttttaaagcatttggaGAGATACATATATTAAGTTACAAAATTCTTAAAGCCCAACACTTGACAGAATGAAAATTTCCCTAAGGTCAACATCCAGCCCACTGTGAAGCCCAGTATTAAGATAGCAAATCCTTCAGTAAACTACTGAAGGCTTGAAAGCTATCTgtaaactcaaaaaaaaaatagacattttgTGTGTCTAATAACAAAGCTGCCTATTTGTAATTCATTGCAATGAAATTTGAAAGCATACAATTTTAGGTTTGTgatatgtttaaatatatatgtgtcaTTTGGCTCAAGCATAACCCATCATTGTTGTCCTGTCTTGCAGATAACTTCCTTTTTAGTGATGAAATCATAGCCAATGGTTTTCACTCCTGTGATAGTGACGAAGATGACAGAGCCTCACATGCAAGTTCTAGTGATTGGACTCCGAGACCACGTATAGGTAGAATCCTGTCTAATGTTCTTAGATGCTGTTTGCCTTTGAATAGTTACTTAATTCTTCCTAGTCTTCAAATGATTTCTTCTATAGCAAAAAAATTTGTCAGTTACTGCTGTTGAGCAGCTTAGAGTTGTTAACTGTATTCTGTGTGCTATTTAAGGAGTTTTAAGATTAACCTCTTTAAACTTGGTTTGTTATGATTAAAAAATTGTCAATGTCTCTTTTTGTGTAGGAATCCTGTCACGATCCATCTTAAAAGCATACACACAGACTCACTGAATTGAACAGATTTATGGCATATTTCTGGCCTGTTTACTTGGTACTAATTCCTTAAGGAACAAGAAGATGATTCTTGTATTTTAGCCAACCCTTAGGGCTCACTGTCCTAAGTGTTAACATCAGTTTGGGAATTATTAGTCTGCATATATATTGCATATTAGCAGTTAGGAACGCAGTAGAAAGCTCTTGCCTCACACAGGGACAAGATAACTTCTAAGGTCACCGGTGATTTGTGTGGGACAGTGGCTTCCAGGGTACAGAGgggttggggcttttttgcCTTACACAGGCATGATAATATTACAGCATTCATTTTGCCAGTATTGATAAAAATAGCAGCAAGAAAACACATTATGATAACACAACATTCCACTCAAAATCTGCCAATATGTTGTCTTTGCTGATCCCTTATTACAGGATCACTCTTGGTACCT
It encodes the following:
- the LOC119154105 gene encoding uncharacterized protein LOC119154105 produces the protein MAAAGWLPGPPRNGRRGAGQRPRLPEGRAVVPAHAPAAGRLVGPARGCAGPGEGKPARGDRSEPRVCRVPAGSAAGSGPPCSGGGTELRVGGMCTIQLLPGTLPGLRAARKGLRPRAERLVGMDAAVCYRGAWPSGLQECLGRGSLGTQQNNSCFRNGPCVAYESADDKRIAETKASASNFPVNKQLASLRVLPSESRSWTCSSPCSTETATER